The proteins below come from a single Candidatus Neomarinimicrobiota bacterium genomic window:
- a CDS encoding integration host factor subunit beta: MKKKNYTKKEIAKQVADRLDLTTSKTYDVVTETFNVMREMMSKDRGITRIELRNFGTFSVKPAKAKPRARNPRTNEEVYVPPHRKSHFKPGKLLKSSLRKPL, from the coding sequence ATGAAAAAAAAGAATTATACCAAAAAGGAGATAGCTAAGCAGGTGGCGGACCGTCTCGATTTGACGACGTCGAAAACATATGATGTTGTGACTGAAACATTTAATGTAATGCGCGAAATGATGAGTAAAGATCGGGGCATTACCCGGATTGAGCTTCGAAACTTCGGCACTTTTTCTGTAAAACCGGCAAAAGCAAAACCGCGGGCAAGGAATCCCAGGACCAATGAGGAGGTTTATGTACCGCCTCACCGGAAGTCACACTTTAAGCCGGGCAAACTCCTCAAATCTTCCCTCAGGAAACCACTCTAA
- the ruvX gene encoding Holliday junction resolvase RuvX: protein MGRLLGIDYGEKRVGVAISDPTGTIASALDTILFKSKEDLFQQLKKRIALEDIAGVVVGMPFGMKGQVTAQTETVQKFISELRSQLSVSVNSADERLSSVEAGRVLREQGHQPSRNKAMVDSTAAAIILQSYLDGKKL, encoded by the coding sequence ATGGGAAGACTCCTGGGCATCGATTACGGCGAGAAGAGGGTGGGCGTCGCCATCTCTGATCCCACCGGAACCATCGCTTCCGCCCTTGATACCATCCTATTCAAATCAAAAGAGGATCTTTTTCAACAGTTGAAAAAACGAATTGCATTAGAAGATATAGCAGGTGTTGTGGTAGGGATGCCTTTCGGCATGAAAGGTCAAGTGACGGCACAGACCGAGACGGTGCAAAAATTCATAAGCGAACTTCGCAGTCAGCTCTCTGTTTCTGTTAACTCCGCAGATGAGAGGCTCAGTTCTGTGGAAGCCGGTCGCGTTCTTAGGGAACAGGGCCATCAGCCGAGCCGTAACAAAGCCATGGTCGATTCAACAGCGGCGGCGATCATTCTTCAAAGTTATTTAGACGGTAAGAAACTGTGA
- the lnt gene encoding apolipoprotein N-acyltransferase: protein MIERLAQLKSWQLAILSGFLIGASFPPFKLGFFAWIGLIPFIRAVIRLTPWKAAGVGYLAGFITYVLTLHWLSFNIGASFPVVFAAMMAAAIYLAIFWAIFALLFSLIHLQSGAGLVLMPFLWVALEYGMSLGPMGFPWVSLATTQTDYLPVIQMVEWTGIYGISFWLVTVNVILYGLMTLPRVAWMPRVRTALVVIVMVWLAGYGRLATLPEMDEAKTVDLAVVQPNVGPHEKWQPDNRDWVFNRLDSLYMVATESEPDMIIWPEAATPAFLTKNYRRLSQIRQRIRQTGIPLLTGTVDWSSVKGRRVYHNSAALIREDGSIPVYHKRQLVPLGEFNPFARQLPISEELNLGHYTRGMEETTFQLNEASFASIICFESVFPAIVNGLNRRGAQFLVIVVNDGWFGTSAEPYQHEAIARLRAIENRYPVVRSANTGISAVIDRRGLEVKSMGIGETGVITASIVPMKEHTFYRNHGNWIVKWSLLATVVMAGVGWRRARA from the coding sequence GTGATAGAACGTCTGGCACAGTTAAAAAGCTGGCAGCTTGCCATACTGTCGGGTTTTCTCATTGGTGCTTCATTCCCGCCGTTCAAACTCGGGTTTTTCGCTTGGATTGGTTTAATTCCATTCATCAGGGCTGTCATTCGCCTGACCCCCTGGAAAGCGGCTGGTGTGGGTTACCTTGCCGGTTTTATCACCTATGTTTTGACACTTCACTGGCTCTCATTTAACATCGGTGCCTCATTTCCCGTGGTGTTCGCAGCCATGATGGCGGCGGCAATCTATCTCGCCATTTTTTGGGCCATCTTTGCTTTATTGTTTTCGTTGATTCACCTCCAGAGTGGAGCTGGCCTTGTTCTCATGCCTTTTCTCTGGGTGGCACTCGAATATGGCATGTCCCTTGGACCCATGGGGTTTCCGTGGGTTTCGCTGGCCACTACGCAGACTGATTATCTTCCAGTTATCCAGATGGTTGAGTGGACCGGCATCTATGGGATCTCCTTTTGGCTGGTCACCGTGAATGTGATTCTCTACGGTTTGATGACGTTGCCCCGAGTTGCGTGGATGCCCCGGGTCCGGACTGCGCTCGTGGTAATTGTGATGGTCTGGCTCGCCGGTTACGGTAGGTTAGCCACTCTGCCTGAAATGGATGAAGCGAAAACGGTGGATTTAGCTGTTGTGCAGCCCAACGTTGGTCCTCATGAAAAGTGGCAGCCGGACAACCGCGACTGGGTATTCAACCGCCTCGATTCGCTCTATATGGTGGCGACGGAATCGGAGCCCGATATGATCATTTGGCCAGAGGCAGCAACTCCGGCCTTTCTTACAAAAAATTACCGGAGATTAAGTCAAATAAGGCAAAGAATTCGACAGACGGGAATTCCACTCCTCACAGGAACAGTGGACTGGTCTAGTGTGAAAGGGAGGAGAGTTTATCATAACAGTGCTGCACTCATCCGCGAAGACGGGTCAATTCCTGTTTACCATAAGCGGCAGCTAGTGCCGCTAGGAGAGTTCAACCCTTTTGCTCGCCAGCTTCCTATTTCAGAAGAACTTAATCTCGGTCACTACACCAGAGGAATGGAAGAAACCACATTTCAGCTAAATGAAGCCTCCTTTGCATCAATTATATGTTTTGAATCAGTCTTTCCCGCTATTGTCAACGGGCTCAACCGCCGTGGTGCCCAGTTCCTGGTGATTGTGGTTAACGACGGCTGGTTCGGCACTTCCGCCGAGCCTTACCAGCATGAGGCCATTGCCAGACTCCGCGCCATTGAGAATAGGTATCCGGTAGTCCGATCCGCCAATACAGGTATCTCAGCGGTTATCGACAGGAGAGGACTTGAGGTGAAATCCATGGGTATCGGTGAGACAGGCGTAATTACTGCATCCATTGTGCCAATGAAGGAACACACCTTTTATCGAAACCACGGCAATTGGATTGTAAAGTGGTCACTGCTTGCGACTGTTGTCATGGCAGGTGTGGGTTGGAGGCGAGCTAGAGCATGA
- a CDS encoding energy-coupling factor transporter transmembrane protein EcfT: protein MNQRLNPLTLLFILTVYLFSLFSTGTATGYGLHFLAIIFAGLSFRVPYVSVVSRIRPVLTFLPVMTAIYCLISLVITPDPLTVIIQLALLALAKIVLMVVGTSFFLELVSSAELIDALRTFWSRLKLKWRPVEDLFQLFDLTLRFFPMVMEEIKALMGMEKALGFRTSRSKWAQIKKVSGHLPTLVVICIHRAEQIGLAMEGRGYGQVLPRTVARPVRFGFRDGILLMAVLFIIIGRTFIA, encoded by the coding sequence GTGAACCAGCGACTCAATCCACTCACACTGCTTTTTATACTAACAGTCTATCTGTTCTCGCTTTTTTCCACTGGGACAGCCACCGGTTATGGTCTACACTTTCTTGCAATCATTTTCGCCGGGTTGTCTTTTCGGGTACCTTACGTATCGGTTGTTTCAAGAATTCGCCCCGTACTCACTTTTCTCCCTGTCATGACCGCTATCTATTGCCTAATCTCCTTGGTGATTACACCCGATCCGCTTACAGTTATTATTCAGCTAGCGCTGCTGGCCTTGGCAAAGATTGTGCTCATGGTGGTGGGAACTTCCTTCTTTCTCGAACTTGTCTCTTCCGCCGAACTGATTGACGCCCTCAGAACCTTCTGGTCCCGGCTGAAGCTGAAGTGGCGTCCTGTGGAAGACTTATTTCAGCTTTTCGACTTAACACTGAGATTTTTCCCCATGGTGATGGAAGAAATTAAAGCGCTCATGGGTATGGAGAAGGCGCTCGGTTTTAGGACTTCAAGGTCGAAATGGGCCCAGATCAAGAAAGTTTCCGGGCACCTCCCAACTCTTGTGGTCATTTGCATCCACAGAGCCGAACAGATCGGATTGGCCATGGAAGGGAGGGGATACGGACAAGTTTTACCAAGAACCGTTGCTCGTCCTGTCCGCTTTGGGTTTCGTGACGGTATTTTGTTGATGGCGGTTCTCTTTATTATAATCGGTCGAACATTCATTGCCTAA
- the truA gene encoding tRNA pseudouridine(38-40) synthase TruA produces MPNYKIIIEYDGKDFSGWQLQPEKRTVQGELERSLSLLNGDASVRVHGAGRTDAGVHARGQVANFTLEKTWEPEKLAGAINGTNEKDVTVHSCELVSDEFHARFSAVKRLYNYKCFLGTSPLERRFAWEILGSISADPLHRCAEILKGEIDFTSFCKYIPKQENRRCTVYQSEWINDSSFVIFKIEANRFLQHLVRCLVGTMVEVAVGRTTVEKFSDILEERNPKAKVYKAPPHGLCLEKVTYA; encoded by the coding sequence TTGCCTAATTACAAGATCATTATAGAGTATGATGGTAAAGACTTTTCAGGATGGCAGCTCCAGCCTGAAAAGAGGACGGTTCAGGGTGAACTGGAACGGTCCCTCTCTCTTCTGAATGGAGATGCTTCGGTCCGTGTTCACGGAGCGGGGCGGACTGATGCCGGTGTGCATGCTCGTGGGCAGGTTGCGAACTTCACCCTTGAAAAAACATGGGAGCCTGAAAAGCTGGCAGGTGCCATCAATGGAACCAATGAAAAGGATGTGACGGTTCATTCCTGCGAACTGGTCTCTGATGAGTTCCATGCCCGTTTCAGCGCTGTGAAAAGGTTATACAATTACAAATGTTTTTTGGGGACCTCGCCCCTGGAGAGAAGATTTGCCTGGGAGATTCTTGGATCTATCTCCGCAGACCCTTTGCATCGGTGTGCAGAAATATTAAAAGGTGAGATCGATTTCACCTCATTCTGTAAATACATCCCCAAGCAGGAGAACCGTCGGTGCACCGTCTATCAATCTGAATGGATAAACGATAGCTCTTTCGTAATTTTTAAAATAGAGGCAAATCGATTCTTGCAGCACCTTGTTCGGTGTCTTGTAGGGACCATGGTTGAAGTTGCCGTAGGTAGAACGACTGTTGAAAAATTTTCAGACATATTGGAAGAGAGAAATCCCAAGGCAAAAGTTTACAAGGCTCCTCCCCATGGACTCTGCCTGGAAAAAGTGACTTACGCATGA
- a CDS encoding PDZ domain-containing protein, whose amino-acid sequence MTVKQIRLILSLLVLISFPLAASDVTSNRENALTRAIQQLGPAVASINVIQMRQYRTSPFIDDPLFRFLFPREPYRQQVPSIGSGVVISPDGYIITNQHVVEDAGQILVTLPGGEEYDAVLIGADLTTDIAVLKIDGQNLPYAKFGNSNDILIGEWVIALGNPLGLFDLNKQPTATVGVISSTNLDFGREHSGRVYQGMIQTDAAINRGNSGGPLCNANGEVIGINTFIFTGSEYSAGSIGIGFAIPIDRAREIAEELKKYGRIDRNVAVGFRFQRVDRALARYLQLPRVGGLIITEVSRRGPANKAGLLIGDVVYFINEERVNSGGDVIKIIEENFLRPGDKLKIGYYREGEMKETSLRLAKRA is encoded by the coding sequence ATGACTGTGAAACAGATAAGGCTGATTCTGAGTCTCCTGGTGCTTATCTCGTTTCCGTTAGCGGCTTCGGATGTCACCAGCAACCGGGAAAACGCCCTTACCCGGGCCATTCAACAGCTGGGCCCCGCTGTGGCCAGCATCAATGTCATCCAAATGAGGCAATACAGAACTTCACCGTTTATTGATGACCCGCTTTTTAGGTTTCTTTTCCCAAGGGAGCCGTACAGGCAGCAGGTTCCGAGCATTGGGTCAGGCGTTGTCATCAGCCCAGACGGCTATATTATTACAAACCAGCACGTAGTAGAAGATGCTGGCCAGATTCTTGTTACGCTCCCGGGCGGAGAAGAGTATGACGCTGTACTCATCGGTGCGGACTTAACCACTGACATTGCTGTTCTAAAAATCGATGGTCAAAATCTTCCTTATGCAAAGTTCGGAAATTCAAACGATATCCTCATTGGCGAATGGGTCATTGCACTGGGCAACCCTTTGGGTCTCTTTGATCTGAACAAGCAGCCAACAGCCACGGTCGGTGTGATCAGCTCAACCAATCTCGATTTTGGCCGGGAACATTCCGGTCGCGTCTATCAGGGGATGATTCAGACCGATGCGGCCATAAACCGGGGGAACAGTGGGGGACCGCTCTGCAATGCCAATGGAGAAGTGATTGGTATAAATACGTTCATCTTTACCGGAAGCGAGTACAGCGCAGGTTCCATCGGCATCGGTTTTGCAATTCCCATTGACAGAGCTAGAGAAATAGCCGAAGAGCTTAAGAAATACGGTCGTATCGACAGGAATGTGGCTGTCGGTTTTCGCTTTCAGCGCGTTGACAGGGCACTGGCAAGATATCTACAATTGCCTCGTGTGGGTGGACTCATTATCACTGAGGTTTCCCGGCGTGGTCCTGCAAATAAAGCGGGATTACTAATTGGGGATGTGGTTTACTTTATTAATGAGGAAAGAGTGAATTCGGGCGGTGATGTCATCAAGATTATCGAAGAAAATTTCCTTCGTCCCGGCGACAAGCTGAAGATTGGATATTATCGCGAAGGAGAAATGAAAGAGACATCACTGAGACTGGCGAAGAGGGCCTGA
- a CDS encoding phosphatidylserine decarboxylase, translating into MVAPEGRTFIAAVGLVTLVSAYLAWGVGVNIFRFISLALMAFLGFCFIFFRDPSRTIPVGDKIVLAPADGKVVDISQSENGEKKVSIFLSVFDVHRNRTPVSGRVTRVNYSKGRFLAAFKPDASIINEHTDVEIQSLGGIVKVRQIAGILARRIICHLKEGQQVLGGESLGFIRFGSRTDLVVPPGTSINVKVGDRVKSGSSIIGELS; encoded by the coding sequence ATGGTGGCACCAGAAGGAAGAACTTTCATCGCAGCTGTGGGACTTGTGACATTAGTGTCGGCATATCTTGCTTGGGGAGTTGGCGTTAATATTTTCCGGTTTATCTCGCTGGCCCTGATGGCATTTCTTGGCTTTTGTTTCATCTTTTTCAGGGACCCATCTCGAACAATTCCTGTTGGAGATAAGATTGTTCTGGCCCCGGCAGACGGGAAAGTGGTGGACATCTCCCAGTCCGAGAACGGTGAAAAGAAAGTGTCCATTTTTCTCTCCGTTTTTGATGTGCACAGGAATCGAACACCGGTGAGCGGCAGGGTGACACGGGTGAACTATTCAAAAGGCCGGTTCCTTGCTGCTTTTAAACCTGATGCTTCCATAATTAATGAACATACTGATGTGGAAATTCAATCGCTTGGTGGAATCGTGAAAGTGAGACAAATTGCCGGCATTCTGGCGAGACGGATAATTTGCCACCTCAAGGAAGGGCAGCAAGTATTAGGTGGTGAGTCACTTGGGTTTATCCGATTTGGTTCACGGACCGATCTTGTGGTGCCGCCTGGGACCAGTATTAATGTAAAAGTTGGTGATCGAGTTAAAAGCGGTTCATCAATCATAGGAGAGTTATCGTGA
- the pssA gene encoding CDP-diacylglycerol--serine O-phosphatidyltransferase, whose product MNHRRVIVKPKVRVKKQAVPGVLTFVNLFFGFLAIVQASQGRIENACWLILAASLFDAMDGPTARALKVTTPFGVEFDSIADVVSFCTAPAVLIYFSFVQDLHPLLAAAISFVPLISGAFRLARFNQVATGTPSPFYSGLPSTAFAVTLSAFVIFNSRLLGTTGDPRIALPLVLFLSMLMVSHLAYPKLTYIGKGWHSRIKVIFFLLSLAALTWWRSLVLFPLTMMYVIGGFIRLLFNREDMEANPRPMWITRNRKGRHG is encoded by the coding sequence ATCAATCATAGGAGAGTTATCGTGAAGCCCAAGGTAAGGGTAAAAAAACAGGCAGTTCCTGGTGTTCTCACATTCGTTAACCTGTTCTTTGGTTTCCTGGCTATCGTTCAGGCTTCACAGGGACGGATTGAAAATGCCTGCTGGCTTATCTTGGCGGCCTCTCTGTTCGACGCCATGGATGGTCCCACGGCCCGTGCCTTGAAAGTGACAACACCTTTCGGTGTGGAGTTTGATTCCATCGCTGATGTGGTCTCATTTTGCACTGCTCCGGCGGTACTAATCTATTTCTCGTTTGTGCAGGATTTGCACCCACTTCTGGCTGCTGCCATCAGCTTTGTACCTCTCATCTCAGGTGCATTTCGACTGGCCCGCTTTAACCAAGTTGCTACGGGGACGCCCTCACCTTTTTATTCAGGCCTGCCGTCAACCGCATTTGCGGTAACCCTTAGCGCTTTCGTTATATTCAACAGTCGGCTGCTTGGCACCACCGGTGATCCGAGGATCGCCCTTCCACTCGTACTTTTTCTTTCTATGCTTATGGTGAGTCACCTTGCTTATCCGAAGTTGACCTATATCGGCAAAGGGTGGCATTCAAGAATTAAGGTCATTTTCTTCCTGCTGAGCCTCGCAGCACTCACCTGGTGGCGCAGTCTTGTTCTTTTTCCCCTCACCATGATGTATGTGATTGGTGGTTTCATCAGATTGCTTTTTAACCGCGAGGATATGGAAGCGAATCCTCGTCCCATGTGGATTACAAGAAATAGAAAAGGACGCCATGGTTAG
- a CDS encoding twin-arginine translocase TatA/TatE family subunit, whose amino-acid sequence MVSIGGWEVLLIFLVVLLLFGAKRLPELAKGLGKGIREFKGAVEGIEKELDEAADSVEKTQEPNHSSGA is encoded by the coding sequence ATGGTAAGCATTGGTGGTTGGGAAGTACTCCTAATTTTTCTTGTTGTACTCCTTCTGTTTGGTGCAAAACGACTGCCGGAACTTGCAAAAGGCCTAGGAAAGGGAATTCGGGAGTTCAAGGGTGCCGTCGAGGGGATAGAAAAAGAACTCGATGAAGCGGCCGATTCAGTTGAAAAGACGCAGGAGCCCAATCACTCCTCCGGTGCCTGA
- the gatA gene encoding Asp-tRNA(Asn)/Glu-tRNA(Gln) amidotransferase subunit GatA, with translation MKRPIQLKRRRSPITPPVPEPATPKPDLTSFSDTADLFNDRNAIVYRDSALYLEDRLESGLLNGATVAVKDNIAVKGWPLSCASHVLDSFNSPYHSTVVNRILDEGGVIVAKTNHDEFAMGSSNEHSAFGAAKHPFDPERVPGGSSGGSATSVALGITEIALGSDTGGSVRQPAAFCGVYGLKPTYGRVSRYGLVAFASSFDQIGPFARNTAGIAKCLQVIAGHDPMDTTSAKEPIPKYGERLDGKIPRRIGVPWSFLKEGVDPEIIEKVKQLESFLCENGCQVEEIQLPHAKYSIAAYYVLTNAEASSNLARYDGVRYGLSNRGDDLQSMYNNSRSDGFGDEVKRRIMLGTYVLSSGYYDAYFRKGQQVRRLIRDDFIKVFENVDIILLPTSPTPPFRLGEHLEDPISMYLSDIFTTPISLAGVPAMSIPVGQTSADLPIGLQLVANFFQEETILRLSHFIENNFSKG, from the coding sequence ATGAAGCGGCCGATTCAGTTGAAAAGACGCAGGAGCCCAATCACTCCTCCGGTGCCTGAACCGGCTACTCCAAAACCAGATCTCACAAGTTTCAGCGACACCGCAGATCTGTTTAATGACCGCAATGCGATTGTTTATCGGGATAGTGCGCTATATCTTGAGGATCGACTCGAAAGCGGTCTGCTGAATGGGGCTACTGTTGCTGTCAAAGACAACATTGCTGTCAAAGGGTGGCCCCTTTCCTGCGCCTCCCACGTTTTAGACAGCTTTAATTCACCCTATCATTCCACTGTAGTTAACCGGATACTGGATGAGGGGGGTGTCATTGTTGCGAAGACCAACCACGATGAATTCGCCATGGGTTCCTCCAATGAGCACTCGGCGTTTGGTGCTGCGAAGCACCCTTTCGATCCGGAGAGAGTTCCCGGTGGCTCCAGCGGCGGATCGGCAACGTCCGTAGCTCTTGGCATCACTGAAATAGCCCTCGGTTCGGACACTGGCGGTTCTGTTCGCCAACCAGCGGCATTCTGCGGTGTCTACGGACTGAAGCCCACTTACGGCAGGGTGTCCCGGTACGGGTTGGTAGCTTTTGCCTCATCTTTCGATCAGATCGGTCCTTTCGCCCGGAACACTGCTGGCATTGCAAAATGTCTACAGGTTATCGCCGGGCATGACCCCATGGATACCACATCCGCTAAAGAACCGATACCGAAGTACGGTGAGCGCCTTGACGGGAAGATTCCGAGGCGGATTGGTGTACCTTGGAGCTTCCTCAAGGAAGGTGTTGATCCTGAGATCATAGAAAAGGTGAAACAGCTGGAATCTTTCCTCTGTGAAAATGGCTGCCAGGTTGAAGAAATTCAATTACCACACGCAAAGTACTCCATCGCCGCTTATTATGTTCTTACAAATGCTGAGGCGTCATCCAACCTTGCTCGTTACGATGGTGTCCGCTATGGCCTCAGTAACCGTGGTGACGACTTGCAATCCATGTATAATAACAGCCGGTCAGATGGTTTTGGCGATGAAGTGAAACGGCGGATTATGCTGGGCACTTACGTTCTCTCTTCAGGCTACTACGACGCTTATTTCCGGAAAGGACAGCAGGTTCGGCGGCTCATCAGAGATGACTTCATCAAAGTTTTTGAAAATGTAGACATCATTCTTCTCCCCACGTCACCCACTCCACCGTTCCGTTTGGGCGAGCACTTGGAAGATCCAATCAGCATGTACCTTTCGGACATCTTTACGACACCCATCAGTCTCGCCGGCGTGCCTGCCATGAGTATCCCTGTTGGACAAACATCAGCCGACCTTCCAATCGGCCTTCAGCTGGTGGCGAACTTCTTTCAGGAGGAAACAATTCTCCGGCTCAGTCATTTCATAGAAAACAACTTTTCAAAAGGTTAA
- a CDS encoding VWA domain-containing protein: protein MFEFANPWVLVLVVLIPLAVWWQKRWGNRREGTIQLSSVHSIKNVAGLSGEWKLKLVRIIQMIILSFLIMAMARPRTVLDSTEISVNVVDINLVLDISSSMRAEDFKPNRLEAAKATARKFIEDREGDRIGLLVFAGESYIQCPLTIDYDVLLDLLDQVAIVDEAHDGTAIGMALAHGINRLRSSDAKSRIMVLLSDGSNNAGELDPITAAGFAAEYSIKIYAIGVGSRGKAPFPVDDPVFGKRYVQVDVEMDEITLQKVAEATDGQYFRATDEERLAEIYDEINSLERSEISVKQFREYRELFGWLLIPAVTLVLGMSFVNENIFRKRV, encoded by the coding sequence ATGTTTGAATTTGCCAATCCTTGGGTTCTTGTTCTTGTCGTACTGATCCCACTGGCTGTCTGGTGGCAAAAGCGGTGGGGTAACAGGCGGGAAGGGACCATTCAGCTTTCCTCTGTTCACTCCATAAAAAATGTGGCCGGGCTTTCAGGGGAATGGAAATTGAAACTCGTCAGAATAATTCAAATGATTATTCTTTCATTTCTGATTATGGCCATGGCACGCCCTCGGACTGTCCTTGATTCCACGGAGATATCCGTCAATGTGGTGGACATCAATTTGGTTCTGGACATCAGCAGCAGTATGCGGGCGGAAGATTTCAAACCCAATCGCTTGGAGGCGGCGAAAGCGACAGCACGAAAGTTCATTGAAGACCGGGAAGGTGACAGAATCGGGCTGCTCGTATTTGCCGGAGAGAGTTATATCCAGTGTCCTCTTACTATTGATTACGATGTATTACTCGATCTTCTCGACCAGGTGGCAATTGTGGATGAAGCACACGATGGAACTGCCATCGGGATGGCCCTGGCCCACGGCATTAACCGCCTTCGCAGTAGCGACGCAAAGAGCAGGATCATGGTACTTCTTTCCGACGGGAGTAATAATGCAGGTGAACTGGACCCCATAACCGCTGCGGGTTTTGCAGCGGAGTATTCGATAAAGATTTATGCTATAGGAGTAGGATCGCGGGGTAAGGCTCCTTTTCCGGTTGACGATCCCGTTTTCGGTAAACGCTATGTTCAGGTGGATGTGGAAATGGATGAAATAACACTCCAAAAAGTTGCAGAGGCAACAGACGGACAATATTTTAGGGCTACCGATGAAGAGCGTCTTGCAGAAATATATGACGAAATCAACTCTCTGGAGAGATCAGAAATCAGCGTAAAACAGTTCAGAGAATACAGGGAACTTTTTGGATGGTTGCTTATTCCAGCAGTGACTCTGGTGCTGGGGATGAGTTTTGTGAATGAAAATATTTTCAGGAAAAGAGTTTGA
- a CDS encoding VWA domain-containing protein: MIEFRYPLVLLAYGFLAALLILKRFKTSAKAAESSRWGEEKVKARLFSRLNSKSLRRKSNLQFWSAVFLIFSASGPQIGTSLQEVERRGVDILVALDISSSMKAEDVKPNRLEKAKFEIGRLVSQLKGDRIGLVVFAGTSHLYLPLTGDYDAARLFVNAVDTEMIRTQGTSMSEALYTALNAFPEEEQKHRVLIVMSDGEDHEGKAVEVAKELNAQGVVIHTVGVGTAAGSLIPVFDEQRGRTDYKKDRGGKLVTSILNDAMLREIASASGGVSVRFDGRSGSMDDVMNVIQAMEKKTLKTHEYSQFEDRYELILACAFFLFVADFLMPTCRMSEKEWKGRFV; encoded by the coding sequence ATGATTGAATTCAGATACCCTTTAGTTTTATTGGCTTATGGCTTTCTTGCCGCTTTATTAATTCTTAAGAGATTTAAAACAAGTGCTAAGGCGGCTGAATCCTCAAGATGGGGGGAGGAAAAAGTAAAGGCACGGCTGTTTTCCAGGCTCAACTCAAAATCATTGCGGCGGAAATCCAACCTGCAGTTCTGGAGTGCTGTCTTCCTTATTTTTTCAGCTTCTGGACCTCAGATTGGGACATCACTTCAGGAAGTTGAGCGAAGGGGAGTAGACATACTGGTCGCCTTGGATATCTCCTCCAGCATGAAGGCTGAAGATGTTAAGCCTAACAGGCTTGAAAAAGCAAAATTTGAGATAGGTCGTCTTGTTTCCCAGTTGAAAGGTGACAGAATCGGTCTGGTGGTTTTTGCCGGTACCAGTCACCTCTATTTACCGCTGACCGGTGATTATGATGCGGCGCGGCTGTTTGTAAACGCAGTAGATACAGAAATGATAAGAACACAGGGAACTTCCATGAGTGAGGCTTTATATACAGCCTTGAACGCCTTCCCGGAAGAAGAACAAAAGCACCGTGTCCTTATTGTCATGAGTGATGGAGAGGATCATGAAGGAAAAGCTGTTGAGGTTGCCAAAGAGCTCAATGCTCAGGGCGTTGTCATTCACACCGTAGGTGTTGGAACAGCGGCCGGTTCCCTTATCCCTGTGTTCGATGAGCAGAGGGGCAGAACGGATTATAAGAAGGACAGGGGTGGTAAACTGGTAACGTCCATCTTAAATGATGCTATGCTGAGAGAAATTGCTTCTGCCAGTGGTGGTGTTTCAGTTCGATTTGATGGAAGATCGGGCAGTATGGACGATGTAATGAATGTTATTCAGGCCATGGAGAAAAAAACACTGAAAACGCACGAATATTCTCAGTTTGAGGACCGGTACGAACTGATCCTCGCCTGTGCATTTTTCCTCTTTGTGGCCGACTTTTTAATGCCAACGTGCCGGATGAGCGAAAAAGAATGGAAGGGGCGATTTGTTTAA